A single genomic interval of Pseudorca crassidens isolate mPseCra1 chromosome 19, mPseCra1.hap1, whole genome shotgun sequence harbors:
- the PIGW gene encoding phosphatidylinositol-glycan biosynthesis class W protein has protein sequence MSQKQMKEAFVSNHNGTSVLEITEGLCLPALCILCRGLLIIVSQHLCCSSHTWRTRFFIDFAFLIVPLVTTLTIFASFVLLEYLIVIIFGAGLLYETYCRRTCYARMPVGKILEKFLKISIESEYIPAISCFRVINSAFTAVAILAVDFPLFPRRFAKTELYGTGAMDFGVGGFIFGTAMVCPEVRRKYTKGSRLYLTKSLYSVWPLVFLGVGRLVIIKSIGYQEHLTEYGVHWNFFFTLIVVKLITSLLLIIFPLNKSWIVAISITVFYQLALDFTPLKRLILYGSDGSGTRVGLLNANREGISSTLGYVAIHMAGVQTGSYVLKKRSHIKDWIKVACCILLTAIGFFISLYIVQVNVEVASRRMANLAFCIWIVASCLILLSSLLLGDIILNFAKFLIKGATVPCSWKIIQSPAANRKYSEPLVSEAERKEPTLCLITAMNRNQLIFFLLSNVTTGLVNLLVDTLHSSTLWALFVLNLYMFTNCLVIYVLHLQDKTVKFW, from the coding sequence atgtctcAAAAGCAGATGAAGGAAGCTTTTGTCAGTAACCACAATGGAACGAGCGTGCTGGAAATCACCGAGGGCTTGTGCTTACCTGCACTCTGTATCCTGTGTAGAGGGCTCCTGATCATTGTCTCACAGCACTTATGTTGTTCTTCACATACCTGGAGAACTCGATTCTTCATTGACTTTGCTTTCCTAATAGTTCCCCTGGTGACCACTTTGACCATTTTCGCTTCATTTGTCCTCCTTGAGTATCTCATTGTAATTATCTTTGGGGCAGGGCTGCTCTATGAAACATACTGCAGGAGAACTTGCTATGCCAGAATGCCTGTCGGGAAAATCcttgaaaaattcttgaaaatcaGTATAGAATCAGAATACATTCCAGCCATCTCCTGTTTCCGTGTAATTAACAGTGCATTTACTGCTGTTGCCATTTTGGCTGTGGACTTCCCTCTTTTTCCCAGAAGATTTGCCAAAACCGAGCTCTACGGGACAGGAGCAATGGATTTTGGAGTAGGAGGCTTTATTTTTGGGACTGCAATGGTTTGTCCAGAGGTtaggagaaaatatacaaaagggTCCAGACTTTATCTTACAAAGTCATTGTACTCTGTTTGGCCATTAGTCTTCCTAGGAGTGGGACGATTAGTCATTATAAAATCCATAGGCTATCAGGAACATTTAACTGAGTATGGAGTTCACTGGAATTTTTTCTTTACCTTAATAGTTGTGAAATTGATAACATCACTgcttttgattatttttccccTAAATAAATCCTGGATTGTGGCTATCAGCATTACTGTATTCTACCAGTTAGCCCTTGATTTTACCCCACTGAAAAGGTTAATTTTGTATGGCAGTGATGGCAGTGGCACAAGGGTTGGTTTATTAAATGCCAACCGAGAAGGAATAAGCTCTACCTTGGGGTATGTGGCAATACACATGGCTGGTGTTCAAACAGGATCATACGTACTTAAAAAAAGATCACATATCAAAGACTGGATAAAAGTAGCATGTTGTATTCTATTGACAGCTATTGGCTTCTTCATATCTCTTTACATAGTTCAGGTAAATGTAGAAGTAGCATCTCGAAGAATGGCCAATTTAGCCTTTTGTATTTGGATAGTTGCTTCTTGCCTGATCCTTCTTAGTAGTTTATTACTGGGtgatataattttgaattttgccaaatttcTAATTAAAGGGGCAAcagtaccatgttcttggaaaaTTATCCAGTCACCTGCTGCAAATAGAAAGTATTCAGAACCTCTAGTCTCTGAAGCTGAAAGAAAGGAACCCACTCTTTGTTTAATCACAGCAATGAACAGAAaccagttaatttttttcttgctgtcaAATGTAACAACTGGCCTAGTCAACCTGTTGGTAGATACATTACACAGCAGTACCTTGTGGGCCTTATTTGTACTCAATCTCTACATGTTTACCAACTGCTTAGTTATATATGTGCTGCACTTGCAAGATAAGACGGTAAAATTTTGGTGA